Proteins found in one Mustela lutreola isolate mMusLut2 chromosome 10, mMusLut2.pri, whole genome shotgun sequence genomic segment:
- the RNF19B gene encoding E3 ubiquitin-protein ligase RNF19B isoform X1, translating to MGSEKDSESPRSTSLHAAAPDPKCRSGGRRRRLTFHSVFSASARGRRARAKPQAEPPPPAAPPPPPAPVSVAAQAPPPEALPTEPAAEAEAEAAAEAGPGFEDEEAAEGGGPGPEEVECPLCLVRLPPERAPRLLSCPHRSCRDCLRHYLRLEISESRVPISCPECSERLNPHDIRLLLADPPLMHKYEEFMLRRYLASDPDCRWCPAPDCGYAVIAYGCASCPKLTCEREGCQTEFCYHCKQIWHPNQTCDMARQQRAQTLRVRTKHTSGLSYGQESGPADDIKPCPRCSAYIIKMNDGSCNHMTCAVCGCEFCWLCMKEISDLHYLSPSGCTFWGKKPWSRKKKILWQLGTLIGAPVGISLIAGIAIPAMVIGIPVYVGRKIHSRYEGRKTSKHKRNLAITGGVTLSVIASPVIAAVSVGIGVPIMLAYVYGVVPISLCRGGGCGVSTANGKGVKIEFDEDDGPITVADAWRALKNPSIGESSIEGLTSVLSTSGSPTDGLSVMQGPYSETASFAALSGGTLSGGILSGGKGKYSRLEVQADVQKEIFPKDTASLGAISDNASTRAMAGSIISSYNPQDRDCNNMEIQVDIEAKPSHYQLVSGSSTEDSLHVHAQMAENEEEGSGRGGSGSNEEDPSCKHQNCEQKDCVASKVWDISLAQPESIRSDLESSDTQSDDVPDITSDECGSPRSHTAACPSTPRAQGAPSPSAHMNLSAPAEGKTVLKPEGAEARV from the exons ATGGGCTCTGAGAAGGACTCCGAATCGCCGCGCTCTACATCTCTACACGCGGCCGCGCCCGACCCCAAGTGCCGCAGCGGCGGCCGGCGCCGGCGCCTCACCTTCCACAGTGTCTTCTCCGCCTCGGCCCGCGGCCGCCGCGCCCGAGCCAAGCCGCAGGCCGAGCCGCCGCCCccggccgcgccgccgccgccgcccgccccggTCTCGGTCGCGGCCCAGGCCCCGCCGCCCGAGGCGCTGCCCACCGAGCCGGCCGccgaggcggaggcggaggccgCGGCGGAGGCTGGGCCCGGGTTCGAGGATGAGGAGGCGGCGGAGGGCGGCGGCCCGGGCCCGGAGGAGGTGGAGTGCCCGCTTTGCCTGGTGCGGCTGCCGCCCGAGCGGGCCCCGCGCCTCCTCAGCTGTCCGCACCGCTCGTGCCGGGACTGCCTCCGCCACTACCTGCGCCTGGAGATCAGCGAGAGCCGGGTGCCCATCAGCTGCCCCGAGTGCAGCGAGCGACTCAACCCGCACGACATCCGCCTGCTGCTCGCCGACCCGCCGCTCATGCACAAGTACGAGGAGTTCATGCTGCGCCGCTACCTGGCCTCAGACCCTGACTGCCGCTGGTGCCCGGCCCCCGACTGCGG TTATGCTGTTATTGCCTATGGCTGTGCCAGTTGCCCAAAGCTGACCTGTGAGAGGGAAGGCTGCCAGACAGAGTTCTGCTACCACTGCAAGCAAATATGGCATCCAAATCAGACATGCGATATGGCCCGTCAGCAGAGGGCACAGACTTTGCGAGTACGGACCAAGCACACTTCAGGTCTCAGTTACGGGCAAGAATCTGGACCAG CAGATGACATCAAGCCATGCCCACGATGCAGTGCTTACATTATCAAGATGAATGATGGAAGCTGTAATCATATGACCTGTGCAGTGTGTGGCTGTGAATTCTGTTGGCTTTGTATGAAAGAGATCTCAGACTTGCATTACCTCAG CCCTTCTGGATGCACATTCTGGGGCAAGAAGCCATGGAGCCGTAAGAAGAAAATCCTTTGGCAGCTGGGAACACTGATTGGTGCTCCAGTGGGGATTTCCCTCATTGCTGGCATTGCCATTCCTGCCATGGTCATCGGCATTCCTGTTTATGTTGGCAGGAAG aTTCACAGCAGGTATGagggaaggaaaacctccaaacatAAGAGGAATTTGGCTATCACAGGAGGAGTGACTTTGTCCGTCATTGCATCGCCAGTTATTGCGGCAGTTAGTGTGG gtATTGGCGTCCCCATTATGCTGGCTTATGTCTATGGGGTTGTGCCCATTTCCCTCTGTCGTGGAGGTGGCTGTGGAGTTAGCACAGCAAACGGAAAGGGGGTGAAAATTGAGTTTGATGAAGATGATGGTCCAATCACAG TGGCTGATGCCTGGCGAGCCCTCAAGAATCCCAGCATTGGGGAAAGCAGCATTGAAGGCCTGACTAGTGTACTGAGCACCAGTGGAAGCCCTACAGATGGACTTAGTGTTATGCAGGGTCCATACAGCGAGACAGCCAGCTTTGCGGCCCTCTCAGGGGGCACTCTGAGTGGTGGCATTCTTTCCGGTGGCAAGGGAAAATATAGCAG GTTAGAAGTCCAAGCCGATGTCCAAAAGGAAATTTTCCCCAAAGACACAGCCAGTCTTGGTGCAATTAGTGACAACGCAAGTACTCGTGCTATGGCCGGTTCCATAATCAGTTCCTACAACCCACAGGACAG AGACTGCAACAATATGGAAATCCAAGTGGACATTGAAGCCAAACCAAGCCACTATCAGCTGGTGAGTGGAAGCAGCACAGAGGACTCGCTCCATGTTCACGCTCAGATGGCAGAGAATGAAGAAGAAGGTAGTGGTCGTGGCGGCAGTGGCAGCAATGAAGAGGATCCCTCCTGCAAACACCAAAACTGTGAACAGAAAGACTGCGTGGCCAGCAAAGTTTGGGACATCAGCCTGGCCCAGCCCGAGAGCATCCGCAGTGACCTGGAGAGCTCTGATACGCAGTCAGACGATGTGCCAGACATCACCTCAGATGAGTGTGGCTCCCCTCGCTCCCATACGGCAGCCTGCCCCTCAACTCCCAGAGCTCAAGGTGCACCGAGCCCAAGTGCCCATATGAACCTCTCTGCCCCAGCCGAGGGGAAGACTGTCTTGAAGCCAGAAGGTGCAGAAGCCAGAGTATGA
- the RNF19B gene encoding E3 ubiquitin-protein ligase RNF19B isoform X3, translating to MGSEKDSESPRSTSLHAAAPDPKCRSGGRRRRLTFHSVFSASARGRRARAKPQAEPPPPAAPPPPPAPVSVAAQAPPPEALPTEPAAEAEAEAAAEAGPGFEDEEAAEGGGPGPEEVECPLCLVRLPPERAPRLLSCPHRSCRDCLRHYLRLEISESRVPISCPECSERLNPHDIRLLLADPPLMHKYEEFMLRRYLASDPDCRWCPAPDCGYAVIAYGCASCPKLTCEREGCQTEFCYHCKQIWHPNQTCDMARQQRAQTLRVRTKHTSGLSYGQESGPADDIKPCPRCSAYIIKMNDGSCNHMTCAVCGCEFCWLCMKEISDLHYLSPSGCTFWGKKPWSRKKKILWQLGTLIGAPVGISLIAGIAIPAMVIGIPVYVGRKIHSRYEGRKTSKHKRNLAITGGVTLSVIASPVIAAVSVGIGVPIMLAYVYGVVPISLCRGGGCGVSTANGKGVKIEFDEDDGPITVADAWRALKNPSIGESSIEGLTSVLSTSGSPTDGLSVMQGPYSETASFAALSGGTLSGGILSGGKGKYSRDCNNMEIQVDIEAKPSHYQLVSGSSTEDSLHVHAQMAENEEEGSGRGGSGSNEEDPSCKHQNCEQKDCVASKVWDISLAQPESIRSDLESSDTQSDDVPDITSDECGSPRSHTAACPSTPRAQGAPSPSAHMNLSAPAEGKTVLKPEGAEARV from the exons ATGGGCTCTGAGAAGGACTCCGAATCGCCGCGCTCTACATCTCTACACGCGGCCGCGCCCGACCCCAAGTGCCGCAGCGGCGGCCGGCGCCGGCGCCTCACCTTCCACAGTGTCTTCTCCGCCTCGGCCCGCGGCCGCCGCGCCCGAGCCAAGCCGCAGGCCGAGCCGCCGCCCccggccgcgccgccgccgccgcccgccccggTCTCGGTCGCGGCCCAGGCCCCGCCGCCCGAGGCGCTGCCCACCGAGCCGGCCGccgaggcggaggcggaggccgCGGCGGAGGCTGGGCCCGGGTTCGAGGATGAGGAGGCGGCGGAGGGCGGCGGCCCGGGCCCGGAGGAGGTGGAGTGCCCGCTTTGCCTGGTGCGGCTGCCGCCCGAGCGGGCCCCGCGCCTCCTCAGCTGTCCGCACCGCTCGTGCCGGGACTGCCTCCGCCACTACCTGCGCCTGGAGATCAGCGAGAGCCGGGTGCCCATCAGCTGCCCCGAGTGCAGCGAGCGACTCAACCCGCACGACATCCGCCTGCTGCTCGCCGACCCGCCGCTCATGCACAAGTACGAGGAGTTCATGCTGCGCCGCTACCTGGCCTCAGACCCTGACTGCCGCTGGTGCCCGGCCCCCGACTGCGG TTATGCTGTTATTGCCTATGGCTGTGCCAGTTGCCCAAAGCTGACCTGTGAGAGGGAAGGCTGCCAGACAGAGTTCTGCTACCACTGCAAGCAAATATGGCATCCAAATCAGACATGCGATATGGCCCGTCAGCAGAGGGCACAGACTTTGCGAGTACGGACCAAGCACACTTCAGGTCTCAGTTACGGGCAAGAATCTGGACCAG CAGATGACATCAAGCCATGCCCACGATGCAGTGCTTACATTATCAAGATGAATGATGGAAGCTGTAATCATATGACCTGTGCAGTGTGTGGCTGTGAATTCTGTTGGCTTTGTATGAAAGAGATCTCAGACTTGCATTACCTCAG CCCTTCTGGATGCACATTCTGGGGCAAGAAGCCATGGAGCCGTAAGAAGAAAATCCTTTGGCAGCTGGGAACACTGATTGGTGCTCCAGTGGGGATTTCCCTCATTGCTGGCATTGCCATTCCTGCCATGGTCATCGGCATTCCTGTTTATGTTGGCAGGAAG aTTCACAGCAGGTATGagggaaggaaaacctccaaacatAAGAGGAATTTGGCTATCACAGGAGGAGTGACTTTGTCCGTCATTGCATCGCCAGTTATTGCGGCAGTTAGTGTGG gtATTGGCGTCCCCATTATGCTGGCTTATGTCTATGGGGTTGTGCCCATTTCCCTCTGTCGTGGAGGTGGCTGTGGAGTTAGCACAGCAAACGGAAAGGGGGTGAAAATTGAGTTTGATGAAGATGATGGTCCAATCACAG TGGCTGATGCCTGGCGAGCCCTCAAGAATCCCAGCATTGGGGAAAGCAGCATTGAAGGCCTGACTAGTGTACTGAGCACCAGTGGAAGCCCTACAGATGGACTTAGTGTTATGCAGGGTCCATACAGCGAGACAGCCAGCTTTGCGGCCCTCTCAGGGGGCACTCTGAGTGGTGGCATTCTTTCCGGTGGCAAGGGAAAATATAGCAG AGACTGCAACAATATGGAAATCCAAGTGGACATTGAAGCCAAACCAAGCCACTATCAGCTGGTGAGTGGAAGCAGCACAGAGGACTCGCTCCATGTTCACGCTCAGATGGCAGAGAATGAAGAAGAAGGTAGTGGTCGTGGCGGCAGTGGCAGCAATGAAGAGGATCCCTCCTGCAAACACCAAAACTGTGAACAGAAAGACTGCGTGGCCAGCAAAGTTTGGGACATCAGCCTGGCCCAGCCCGAGAGCATCCGCAGTGACCTGGAGAGCTCTGATACGCAGTCAGACGATGTGCCAGACATCACCTCAGATGAGTGTGGCTCCCCTCGCTCCCATACGGCAGCCTGCCCCTCAACTCCCAGAGCTCAAGGTGCACCGAGCCCAAGTGCCCATATGAACCTCTCTGCCCCAGCCGAGGGGAAGACTGTCTTGAAGCCAGAAGGTGCAGAAGCCAGAGTATGA
- the RNF19B gene encoding E3 ubiquitin-protein ligase RNF19B isoform X2 codes for MGSEKDSESPRSTSLHAAAPDPKCRSGGRRRRLTFHSVFSASARGRRARAKPQAEPPPPAAPPPPPAPVSVAAQAPPPEALPTEPAAEAEAEAAAEAGPGFEDEEAAEGGGPGPEEVECPLCLVRLPPERAPRLLSCPHRSCRDCLRHYLRLEISESRVPISCPECSERLNPHDIRLLLADPPLMHKYEEFMLRRYLASDPDCRWCPAPDCGYAVIAYGCASCPKLTCEREGCQTEFCYHCKQIWHPNQTCDMARQQRAQTLRVRTKHTSGLSYGQESGPDDIKPCPRCSAYIIKMNDGSCNHMTCAVCGCEFCWLCMKEISDLHYLSPSGCTFWGKKPWSRKKKILWQLGTLIGAPVGISLIAGIAIPAMVIGIPVYVGRKIHSRYEGRKTSKHKRNLAITGGVTLSVIASPVIAAVSVGIGVPIMLAYVYGVVPISLCRGGGCGVSTANGKGVKIEFDEDDGPITVADAWRALKNPSIGESSIEGLTSVLSTSGSPTDGLSVMQGPYSETASFAALSGGTLSGGILSGGKGKYSRLEVQADVQKEIFPKDTASLGAISDNASTRAMAGSIISSYNPQDRDCNNMEIQVDIEAKPSHYQLVSGSSTEDSLHVHAQMAENEEEGSGRGGSGSNEEDPSCKHQNCEQKDCVASKVWDISLAQPESIRSDLESSDTQSDDVPDITSDECGSPRSHTAACPSTPRAQGAPSPSAHMNLSAPAEGKTVLKPEGAEARV; via the exons ATGGGCTCTGAGAAGGACTCCGAATCGCCGCGCTCTACATCTCTACACGCGGCCGCGCCCGACCCCAAGTGCCGCAGCGGCGGCCGGCGCCGGCGCCTCACCTTCCACAGTGTCTTCTCCGCCTCGGCCCGCGGCCGCCGCGCCCGAGCCAAGCCGCAGGCCGAGCCGCCGCCCccggccgcgccgccgccgccgcccgccccggTCTCGGTCGCGGCCCAGGCCCCGCCGCCCGAGGCGCTGCCCACCGAGCCGGCCGccgaggcggaggcggaggccgCGGCGGAGGCTGGGCCCGGGTTCGAGGATGAGGAGGCGGCGGAGGGCGGCGGCCCGGGCCCGGAGGAGGTGGAGTGCCCGCTTTGCCTGGTGCGGCTGCCGCCCGAGCGGGCCCCGCGCCTCCTCAGCTGTCCGCACCGCTCGTGCCGGGACTGCCTCCGCCACTACCTGCGCCTGGAGATCAGCGAGAGCCGGGTGCCCATCAGCTGCCCCGAGTGCAGCGAGCGACTCAACCCGCACGACATCCGCCTGCTGCTCGCCGACCCGCCGCTCATGCACAAGTACGAGGAGTTCATGCTGCGCCGCTACCTGGCCTCAGACCCTGACTGCCGCTGGTGCCCGGCCCCCGACTGCGG TTATGCTGTTATTGCCTATGGCTGTGCCAGTTGCCCAAAGCTGACCTGTGAGAGGGAAGGCTGCCAGACAGAGTTCTGCTACCACTGCAAGCAAATATGGCATCCAAATCAGACATGCGATATGGCCCGTCAGCAGAGGGCACAGACTTTGCGAGTACGGACCAAGCACACTTCAGGTCTCAGTTACGGGCAAGAATCTGGACCAG ATGACATCAAGCCATGCCCACGATGCAGTGCTTACATTATCAAGATGAATGATGGAAGCTGTAATCATATGACCTGTGCAGTGTGTGGCTGTGAATTCTGTTGGCTTTGTATGAAAGAGATCTCAGACTTGCATTACCTCAG CCCTTCTGGATGCACATTCTGGGGCAAGAAGCCATGGAGCCGTAAGAAGAAAATCCTTTGGCAGCTGGGAACACTGATTGGTGCTCCAGTGGGGATTTCCCTCATTGCTGGCATTGCCATTCCTGCCATGGTCATCGGCATTCCTGTTTATGTTGGCAGGAAG aTTCACAGCAGGTATGagggaaggaaaacctccaaacatAAGAGGAATTTGGCTATCACAGGAGGAGTGACTTTGTCCGTCATTGCATCGCCAGTTATTGCGGCAGTTAGTGTGG gtATTGGCGTCCCCATTATGCTGGCTTATGTCTATGGGGTTGTGCCCATTTCCCTCTGTCGTGGAGGTGGCTGTGGAGTTAGCACAGCAAACGGAAAGGGGGTGAAAATTGAGTTTGATGAAGATGATGGTCCAATCACAG TGGCTGATGCCTGGCGAGCCCTCAAGAATCCCAGCATTGGGGAAAGCAGCATTGAAGGCCTGACTAGTGTACTGAGCACCAGTGGAAGCCCTACAGATGGACTTAGTGTTATGCAGGGTCCATACAGCGAGACAGCCAGCTTTGCGGCCCTCTCAGGGGGCACTCTGAGTGGTGGCATTCTTTCCGGTGGCAAGGGAAAATATAGCAG GTTAGAAGTCCAAGCCGATGTCCAAAAGGAAATTTTCCCCAAAGACACAGCCAGTCTTGGTGCAATTAGTGACAACGCAAGTACTCGTGCTATGGCCGGTTCCATAATCAGTTCCTACAACCCACAGGACAG AGACTGCAACAATATGGAAATCCAAGTGGACATTGAAGCCAAACCAAGCCACTATCAGCTGGTGAGTGGAAGCAGCACAGAGGACTCGCTCCATGTTCACGCTCAGATGGCAGAGAATGAAGAAGAAGGTAGTGGTCGTGGCGGCAGTGGCAGCAATGAAGAGGATCCCTCCTGCAAACACCAAAACTGTGAACAGAAAGACTGCGTGGCCAGCAAAGTTTGGGACATCAGCCTGGCCCAGCCCGAGAGCATCCGCAGTGACCTGGAGAGCTCTGATACGCAGTCAGACGATGTGCCAGACATCACCTCAGATGAGTGTGGCTCCCCTCGCTCCCATACGGCAGCCTGCCCCTCAACTCCCAGAGCTCAAGGTGCACCGAGCCCAAGTGCCCATATGAACCTCTCTGCCCCAGCCGAGGGGAAGACTGTCTTGAAGCCAGAAGGTGCAGAAGCCAGAGTATGA
- the RNF19B gene encoding E3 ubiquitin-protein ligase RNF19B isoform X4, which translates to MGSEKDSESPRSTSLHAAAPDPKCRSGGRRRRLTFHSVFSASARGRRARAKPQAEPPPPAAPPPPPAPVSVAAQAPPPEALPTEPAAEAEAEAAAEAGPGFEDEEAAEGGGPGPEEVECPLCLVRLPPERAPRLLSCPHRSCRDCLRHYLRLEISESRVPISCPECSERLNPHDIRLLLADPPLMHKYEEFMLRRYLASDPDCRWCPAPDCGYAVIAYGCASCPKLTCEREGCQTEFCYHCKQIWHPNQTCDMARQQRAQTLRVRTKHTSGLSYGQESGPADDIKPCPRCSAYIIKMNDGSCNHMTCAVCGCEFCWLCMKEISDLHYLSPSGCTFWGKKPWSRKKKILWQLGTLIGAPVGISLIAGIAIPAMVIGIPVYVGRKIHSRYEGRKTSKHKRNLAITGGVTLSVIASPVIAAVSVGIGVPIMLAYVYGVVPISLCRGGGCGVSTANGKGVKIEFDEDDGPITVADAWRALKNPSIGESSIEGLTSVLSTSGSPTDGLSVMQGPYSETASFAALSGGTLSGGILSGGKGKYSRLEVQADVQKEIFPKDTASLGAISDNASTRAMAGSIISSYNPQDRYSMTHT; encoded by the exons ATGGGCTCTGAGAAGGACTCCGAATCGCCGCGCTCTACATCTCTACACGCGGCCGCGCCCGACCCCAAGTGCCGCAGCGGCGGCCGGCGCCGGCGCCTCACCTTCCACAGTGTCTTCTCCGCCTCGGCCCGCGGCCGCCGCGCCCGAGCCAAGCCGCAGGCCGAGCCGCCGCCCccggccgcgccgccgccgccgcccgccccggTCTCGGTCGCGGCCCAGGCCCCGCCGCCCGAGGCGCTGCCCACCGAGCCGGCCGccgaggcggaggcggaggccgCGGCGGAGGCTGGGCCCGGGTTCGAGGATGAGGAGGCGGCGGAGGGCGGCGGCCCGGGCCCGGAGGAGGTGGAGTGCCCGCTTTGCCTGGTGCGGCTGCCGCCCGAGCGGGCCCCGCGCCTCCTCAGCTGTCCGCACCGCTCGTGCCGGGACTGCCTCCGCCACTACCTGCGCCTGGAGATCAGCGAGAGCCGGGTGCCCATCAGCTGCCCCGAGTGCAGCGAGCGACTCAACCCGCACGACATCCGCCTGCTGCTCGCCGACCCGCCGCTCATGCACAAGTACGAGGAGTTCATGCTGCGCCGCTACCTGGCCTCAGACCCTGACTGCCGCTGGTGCCCGGCCCCCGACTGCGG TTATGCTGTTATTGCCTATGGCTGTGCCAGTTGCCCAAAGCTGACCTGTGAGAGGGAAGGCTGCCAGACAGAGTTCTGCTACCACTGCAAGCAAATATGGCATCCAAATCAGACATGCGATATGGCCCGTCAGCAGAGGGCACAGACTTTGCGAGTACGGACCAAGCACACTTCAGGTCTCAGTTACGGGCAAGAATCTGGACCAG CAGATGACATCAAGCCATGCCCACGATGCAGTGCTTACATTATCAAGATGAATGATGGAAGCTGTAATCATATGACCTGTGCAGTGTGTGGCTGTGAATTCTGTTGGCTTTGTATGAAAGAGATCTCAGACTTGCATTACCTCAG CCCTTCTGGATGCACATTCTGGGGCAAGAAGCCATGGAGCCGTAAGAAGAAAATCCTTTGGCAGCTGGGAACACTGATTGGTGCTCCAGTGGGGATTTCCCTCATTGCTGGCATTGCCATTCCTGCCATGGTCATCGGCATTCCTGTTTATGTTGGCAGGAAG aTTCACAGCAGGTATGagggaaggaaaacctccaaacatAAGAGGAATTTGGCTATCACAGGAGGAGTGACTTTGTCCGTCATTGCATCGCCAGTTATTGCGGCAGTTAGTGTGG gtATTGGCGTCCCCATTATGCTGGCTTATGTCTATGGGGTTGTGCCCATTTCCCTCTGTCGTGGAGGTGGCTGTGGAGTTAGCACAGCAAACGGAAAGGGGGTGAAAATTGAGTTTGATGAAGATGATGGTCCAATCACAG TGGCTGATGCCTGGCGAGCCCTCAAGAATCCCAGCATTGGGGAAAGCAGCATTGAAGGCCTGACTAGTGTACTGAGCACCAGTGGAAGCCCTACAGATGGACTTAGTGTTATGCAGGGTCCATACAGCGAGACAGCCAGCTTTGCGGCCCTCTCAGGGGGCACTCTGAGTGGTGGCATTCTTTCCGGTGGCAAGGGAAAATATAGCAG GTTAGAAGTCCAAGCCGATGTCCAAAAGGAAATTTTCCCCAAAGACACAGCCAGTCTTGGTGCAATTAGTGACAACGCAAGTACTCGTGCTATGGCCGGTTCCATAATCAGTTCCTACAACCCACAGGACAG GTATAGCATGACCCATACATGA